Proteins encoded within one genomic window of Sphingomonas cannabina:
- a CDS encoding NADP-dependent malic enzyme: MSDERAEANVQFSEREALLFHSEGRPGKIEIVASKPLTTQRDLALAYSPGVAVPVQAIADDPATAYDYTAKGNLVAVISNGTAILGMGNLGALASKPVMEGKAVLFKRFADVDSIDLELKTEDVDRFIDAVELLEPSFGGINLEDIKAPECFIIEQTLRERMNIPVFHDDQHGTAIITAAGLINAALLTGRKMEEIKVVVNGAGAAAIACTELIKAMGVRHDHVIMCDRKGVIYQGRDDVNQWQSAHAAVTERRTLTEALEGADVFLGLSAAGALKPEMVKHMAEAPIIFAMANPEPEIRPEAAKAVRPDAIVATGRSDYPNQVNNVIGFPFIFRGALDVRATGINDAMKIAAAKAIAELARERVPEEVAAAYGVRHVFGPEYIIPAPFDPRLMENVPSAVAQAAMDSGVATKPILDMAAYRQALRARLNPTTSVLTLAYEGARAHPKRVLFAEGEEEVVLRAAIAFREGGYGTPVLVGREDVHDRLRALGVSDPESYEVHNSRTSTLVPTMVDFLYKRLQRRGYLRRDAERMINQDRNIFGAVLLQLGEADAMITGVTRTYAQTIREVRRVIDPVAGRTPFGIHLMVGQTHTVFMADTTINERPNAEELADIAEQTALVARRMGHEPRVAFLSYSTFGNPEGQWLDNIRAAVKVLDGRQVGFEYEGEMAPDVALNPKQLANYPFARLSGPANVLIMPGLQSANISAKLLRELGGDSVIGPMLIGMEKPVQVAPMTSTASELVTLAVLAAGGIAR, from the coding sequence ATGTCCGACGAACGAGCAGAAGCGAACGTGCAGTTTTCGGAGCGCGAGGCGCTGCTGTTTCACTCGGAGGGCCGCCCGGGCAAGATCGAGATCGTCGCGTCCAAGCCGCTGACGACGCAGCGCGACCTGGCGCTGGCCTATTCGCCGGGCGTCGCGGTGCCGGTGCAGGCGATCGCCGATGATCCCGCCACGGCCTACGACTATACCGCCAAGGGCAACCTGGTCGCCGTGATCTCCAACGGCACCGCGATCCTGGGGATGGGCAATCTCGGCGCACTCGCCTCCAAGCCGGTGATGGAAGGCAAGGCGGTGCTGTTCAAGCGCTTCGCCGACGTCGATTCGATCGACCTCGAACTGAAGACCGAGGACGTCGACCGCTTCATCGACGCGGTCGAGCTCTTGGAGCCGAGCTTCGGCGGCATCAACCTCGAGGACATCAAGGCGCCCGAGTGCTTCATCATCGAGCAGACGCTGCGCGAGCGCATGAACATCCCGGTGTTCCACGATGACCAGCACGGCACCGCGATCATCACCGCCGCCGGCCTGATCAATGCCGCGCTGCTCACCGGGCGCAAGATGGAGGAGATCAAGGTGGTGGTGAACGGCGCGGGTGCCGCCGCGATCGCCTGCACCGAGCTGATCAAGGCGATGGGCGTGCGCCACGACCACGTCATCATGTGCGACCGCAAGGGCGTGATCTACCAGGGCCGCGACGACGTGAACCAGTGGCAGTCGGCCCATGCCGCCGTCACCGAGCGCCGCACGCTGACCGAGGCGCTGGAGGGCGCGGACGTGTTCCTCGGCCTCTCCGCCGCGGGGGCGCTGAAGCCCGAGATGGTCAAGCACATGGCCGAGGCGCCGATCATCTTCGCCATGGCCAACCCCGAGCCCGAGATCCGGCCGGAGGCGGCCAAGGCGGTTCGCCCTGACGCGATCGTCGCGACGGGGCGGTCGGACTACCCCAACCAGGTCAACAACGTCATCGGCTTCCCCTTCATCTTCCGTGGTGCGCTCGACGTGCGCGCGACGGGCATCAACGACGCGATGAAGATCGCCGCGGCCAAGGCGATCGCCGAGCTGGCGCGCGAGCGGGTGCCGGAGGAGGTCGCCGCGGCTTATGGCGTACGCCATGTGTTCGGGCCCGAATATATCATCCCGGCGCCGTTCGACCCGCGCCTGATGGAGAATGTCCCCTCCGCCGTCGCGCAGGCGGCGATGGATTCGGGCGTCGCGACCAAGCCGATTCTCGACATGGCCGCCTATCGCCAGGCACTGCGTGCGCGGCTCAACCCGACGACGTCGGTGCTCACGCTCGCCTATGAAGGCGCGCGGGCGCATCCCAAGCGTGTGCTGTTCGCCGAAGGCGAGGAGGAAGTGGTGCTGCGCGCGGCGATCGCCTTCCGCGAGGGCGGCTACGGCACGCCGGTGCTGGTCGGGCGCGAGGACGTCCACGATCGCCTGCGCGCACTCGGGGTGAGCGATCCGGAGAGCTATGAGGTGCACAACAGCCGTACCTCGACGCTGGTGCCGACGATGGTCGACTTCCTCTACAAGCGGCTGCAGCGGCGCGGTTATCTCCGGCGCGATGCCGAACGAATGATCAATCAGGACCGCAACATCTTCGGCGCGGTGCTGCTCCAGCTCGGCGAGGCCGATGCGATGATCACCGGCGTCACCCGCACCTATGCCCAGACGATCCGCGAGGTGCGGCGCGTGATCGATCCCGTCGCCGGGCGCACGCCGTTCGGCATTCACCTGATGGTCGGGCAGACCCATACCGTGTTCATGGCCGACACCACGATCAACGAGCGGCCCAATGCCGAGGAGCTCGCCGACATCGCCGAGCAGACCGCACTGGTCGCACGGCGGATGGGGCACGAGCCGCGTGTCGCCTTCCTCAGCTATTCGACCTTCGGCAATCCCGAGGGCCAGTGGCTCGACAACATCCGCGCCGCCGTGAAGGTGCTCGACGGCCGGCAGGTCGGGTTCGAGTACGAGGGCGAGATGGCGCCCGACGTGGCGCTCAACCCGAAGCAGCTCGCCAACTATCCCTTCGCGCGGCTTTCCGGTCCGGCCAATGTGCTGATCATGCCGGGGCTGCAGTCGGCCAACATCTCGGCCAAGCTGCTGCGCGAGCTCGGCGGCGACAGCGTGATCGGTCCGATGCTGATCGGCATGGAGAAGCCGGTCCAGGTCGCGCCGATGACCTCGACCGCGAGCGAGCTGGTGACGCTGGCCGTGCTCGCGGCGGGCGGGATCGCGCGGTAA
- a CDS encoding SDR family NAD(P)-dependent oxidoreductase: MRFEGKRAVVTGGASGIGRATAERLASEGAEVWIGDIDDAGGEAVAAAIDGHYRHCDVSDPAEIAALVGAADAAGGLDALVNNAGAGGSRERIDAISAEEWDRTHALLLRSVAMGIRYAAPLMAKRGGGAIVNTSSVSAFQSGAAPIAYSVAKAGVLHLTRIAAAELAQHGIRVNAVAPGFITTNIFTASLGIDGAAREQANAMIAGVAAQAQPIARAGRPEDIAAAIAYLLSDEAGFVTGTHFLIDGGMNIGPRHSWDPAAPSFFDAIAKVAGQ; this comes from the coding sequence ATGCGGTTCGAGGGCAAGCGCGCAGTCGTCACCGGCGGCGCATCGGGGATCGGGCGCGCCACCGCCGAGCGGCTGGCGAGCGAGGGTGCCGAGGTGTGGATCGGCGACATCGACGACGCCGGCGGGGAAGCGGTGGCGGCGGCGATCGATGGACATTACCGGCATTGCGACGTCAGCGATCCGGCCGAGATCGCGGCGCTGGTCGGAGCGGCGGATGCGGCGGGCGGGCTTGATGCGCTCGTCAACAATGCGGGCGCCGGCGGGTCGCGCGAGCGGATCGACGCGATCTCGGCGGAGGAGTGGGACCGCACCCATGCGCTGCTGCTGCGGTCGGTGGCGATGGGTATCCGCTATGCCGCGCCGTTGATGGCGAAGCGCGGGGGCGGGGCGATCGTCAACACCTCCTCGGTCTCGGCGTTCCAGTCGGGGGCGGCGCCGATCGCATATTCGGTGGCCAAGGCCGGCGTGCTCCACCTGACCCGCATCGCGGCGGCGGAGCTGGCGCAGCACGGCATCCGGGTGAACGCGGTCGCGCCAGGCTTCATCACCACCAACATCTTCACCGCCTCGCTCGGCATCGACGGCGCGGCGCGCGAGCAGGCCAATGCCATGATCGCCGGCGTCGCCGCCCAGGCGCAGCCGATCGCGCGCGCAGGCCGGCCAGAGGACATCGCCGCCGCGATCGCCTATCTGCTGAGCGACGAGGCCGGGTTCGTCACCGGCACGCATTTCCTTATCGATGGCGGCATGAACATCGGGCCGCGTCACAGCTGGGATCCGGCGGCGCCGAGCTTCTTCGACGCCATCGCCAAGGTTGCAGGACAGTGA
- the mutS gene encoding DNA mismatch repair protein MutS produces the protein MMAQYLALKAEAEDCLLFYRMGDFFELFFEDAKIASAVLDIALTARGEHGGAPIPMCGVPAHAMEGYLARLIKAGHRVAIANQTETPEEARKARGSKALVGRSIIRVVTAGTLTEEALLDSRTANWCAAVGEAGGAIAIAAADVSTGRFEVIETNAGSLGAELARLSPAEVVAADGGFADATVFRPRGDFDSARGEERLKALFGVATLDGYGAMSRAALAAAGGLVAYLEHTARGALPFLRPPRIVRSEAAMAIDAATRESLELTISAAGTRAGSLLDAVDRTVTGAGARLLGQDLSAPLMDKAAIEARLALVQRFHDDAALRERIRAALRALPDIGRALGRLAAGRGSPRDLGQLRDGLDGAWRLGEMLGQFHEPALLVELAPQLQGHGALIDLLTRALVPSPPIDAANGGYIAEGYDAALDDLRDAGAGGRRAIAALEAQYRDQTGIASLKIRHNGVLGYHIEVPAKAADPLMRPDSGFTHRQTLAGVVRFNAPELHEVAIKVAHAGAHALAAEAAHLEELTQQALANREPIARTADALARLDVAAGLAERAAEGGWALPALVDHACFEVEGGRHPVVEAAVAKAGGRFVANDCMLSEGNRLWLVTGPNMGGKSTFLRQNALIAVLAQAGSYVPATRATLGLVDRLFSRVGASDNLARGRSTFMVEMVETAAILAQATARSFVILDEVGRGTSTYDGLAIAWAVVEAIHEDNRCRCLFATHYHELTRLAERCDALTLHNVRAREWKGDLVLLHEVAEGPADRSYGLAVARLAGLPPATIKRAKAVLDKLEAGREKTGGLAAGLDDLPLFAAAAEAEEEAVDALRAELDGLDIDALSPREALEVLYRLKSMASE, from the coding sequence ATGATGGCCCAATATCTCGCGCTCAAAGCCGAGGCTGAGGATTGCCTGCTGTTCTACCGGATGGGCGACTTCTTCGAGCTGTTCTTCGAGGATGCCAAGATCGCCAGCGCCGTGCTCGATATCGCCCTCACCGCACGCGGCGAGCATGGCGGCGCGCCGATCCCGATGTGCGGTGTGCCCGCGCATGCGATGGAGGGCTATCTCGCCCGCCTGATCAAGGCCGGCCACCGCGTCGCCATCGCCAACCAGACCGAGACGCCGGAAGAGGCCCGCAAGGCGCGTGGCTCCAAGGCGCTGGTCGGCCGCTCGATCATCCGCGTGGTGACGGCGGGCACGCTGACCGAGGAAGCGCTGCTCGATTCGCGCACCGCCAACTGGTGCGCGGCAGTGGGCGAGGCTGGCGGCGCGATCGCCATCGCTGCCGCGGACGTATCGACCGGCCGGTTCGAGGTGATCGAGACGAACGCCGGCAGCCTCGGCGCCGAGCTCGCCCGGCTGAGCCCGGCCGAGGTAGTCGCGGCCGACGGTGGCTTCGCCGACGCGACCGTGTTCCGCCCTCGCGGCGATTTCGACAGTGCGCGCGGCGAGGAGCGGCTCAAGGCCCTGTTCGGCGTCGCGACGCTCGACGGCTATGGCGCGATGTCGCGCGCGGCGCTGGCTGCGGCGGGGGGCCTGGTCGCCTATCTCGAGCATACCGCGCGCGGCGCCCTCCCCTTCCTCCGCCCGCCGCGCATCGTCCGCTCCGAAGCGGCGATGGCGATCGACGCCGCCACCCGCGAGAGTCTGGAGCTGACGATCAGCGCCGCCGGCACCCGCGCCGGATCGCTGCTCGACGCGGTCGACCGCACCGTCACCGGCGCCGGCGCGCGCCTGCTCGGGCAGGACCTGTCCGCACCGCTGATGGACAAGGCGGCGATCGAGGCCCGCCTTGCCCTCGTCCAGCGCTTCCACGACGACGCGGCCCTGCGCGAGCGCATCCGCGCCGCACTCCGGGCCCTCCCCGACATCGGCCGCGCCCTCGGTCGCCTCGCCGCCGGGCGCGGCTCCCCGCGCGACCTGGGGCAGCTGCGCGACGGCCTCGACGGCGCGTGGCGTCTCGGCGAGATGCTCGGCCAGTTCCATGAGCCGGCGCTGCTGGTCGAGCTCGCACCTCAGCTCCAGGGCCATGGCGCGCTCATCGACCTCCTCACCCGCGCGCTCGTTCCGTCGCCGCCGATCGACGCCGCGAACGGCGGCTATATCGCCGAGGGCTATGACGCCGCGCTCGACGACTTGCGCGACGCCGGCGCCGGCGGCCGCCGTGCGATCGCCGCGCTGGAGGCGCAGTATCGCGATCAGACCGGCATCGCTTCGCTCAAGATCCGCCACAACGGTGTGCTCGGCTATCATATCGAGGTGCCGGCCAAGGCCGCCGATCCGCTGATGCGGCCCGACAGCGGTTTCACCCACCGCCAGACGCTCGCCGGCGTGGTCCGCTTCAACGCACCCGAGCTGCATGAGGTAGCGATCAAGGTCGCCCATGCCGGCGCGCACGCTCTCGCCGCCGAGGCCGCGCATCTCGAGGAGCTGACCCAACAGGCGCTCGCCAATCGCGAGCCGATCGCCCGCACCGCCGACGCGCTCGCCCGCCTCGACGTCGCCGCCGGCCTCGCCGAACGGGCGGCGGAGGGCGGCTGGGCACTGCCCGCGCTCGTCGACCACGCCTGTTTCGAGGTCGAGGGCGGCCGCCATCCCGTGGTCGAGGCGGCGGTGGCGAAAGCGGGCGGCCGCTTCGTCGCCAACGACTGCATGTTATCCGAGGGCAACCGTCTGTGGCTGGTCACCGGCCCCAACATGGGCGGCAAGTCGACCTTCCTGCGCCAGAACGCGCTGATCGCGGTACTGGCGCAGGCCGGCAGCTACGTGCCCGCGACGCGCGCGACGCTGGGGCTCGTCGATCGCCTGTTCAGCCGCGTCGGCGCGTCGGACAATCTCGCGCGCGGCCGCTCGACCTTCATGGTCGAGATGGTCGAGACCGCCGCGATCCTGGCACAGGCGACAGCGCGCAGCTTCGTCATCCTCGACGAGGTCGGCCGCGGCACCTCCACCTACGACGGCTTGGCGATCGCCTGGGCGGTGGTCGAGGCGATCCACGAGGACAACCGCTGCCGCTGCCTGTTCGCGACGCATTACCACGAGCTGACGCGCCTCGCCGAGCGCTGCGACGCGCTCACCCTCCACAATGTCCGCGCGCGCGAGTGGAAGGGCGACCTCGTCCTGCTCCACGAGGTGGCGGAGGGTCCCGCCGACCGCAGCTACGGTCTCGCCGTCGCCCGCCTCGCCGGCCTGCCGCCTGCGACGATCAAGCGCGCCAAGGCGGTGCTCGACAAGCTCGAGGCCGGCCGCGAGAAGACCGGCGGTCTCGCCGCGGGACTCGACGACCTGCCGCTGTTCGCCGCGGCCGCCGAAGCGGAGGAGGAGGCGGTCGATGCGCTCCGCGCGGAGCTCGACGGCCTCGACATCGACGCGCTCAGCCCGCGCGAGGCACTGGAGGTGCTGTACCGGCTGAAATCAATGGCCAGCGAGTAA
- a CDS encoding SDR family oxidoreductase produces the protein MSLNSLFSLEGKVALVTGGSRGIGKIIAKGFIEQGAKVYISSRKAPACEETAAELGPNCIPLPQDVSTVEGCRALATAIAEHEDHLDILVNNAGAAWGEPFEQFPEAGWDKVMDLNVKSPFFLTQALHGLLKAKASFDAPSKVINITSIDGLRLNPWETYSYHASKAALIYLTKRMAARLIKDAIIVTSLAPGAFASEMNRAARDHGDEVAKRIPMRRIGNFEDMAGAAIFLASRASDYVVGDTLVVDGGLVNASLGSSIDA, from the coding sequence ATGAGCCTCAACAGCCTCTTCAGCCTGGAGGGCAAGGTCGCCCTCGTCACCGGCGGATCGCGCGGGATCGGCAAGATCATCGCCAAGGGCTTCATCGAACAGGGCGCGAAGGTCTACATCTCCTCGCGCAAGGCACCGGCCTGCGAGGAGACCGCGGCCGAGCTCGGCCCCAACTGCATCCCGCTGCCGCAGGACGTCTCGACGGTGGAAGGCTGCCGCGCGCTCGCGACCGCGATTGCGGAGCACGAGGATCACCTCGACATCCTCGTCAACAACGCCGGCGCCGCTTGGGGCGAACCGTTCGAGCAGTTCCCGGAGGCCGGCTGGGACAAGGTGATGGACCTCAACGTCAAGTCGCCCTTCTTCCTGACCCAGGCGTTGCACGGCCTGCTCAAGGCGAAGGCGAGCTTCGACGCACCGTCGAAGGTGATCAACATCACCTCGATCGACGGCCTGCGCCTCAATCCGTGGGAGACCTACAGCTACCACGCATCCAAGGCGGCGCTGATCTACCTCACCAAGCGCATGGCCGCGCGGCTGATCAAGGACGCGATCATCGTCACCAGCCTCGCCCCGGGCGCCTTCGCCAGCGAGATGAACCGCGCCGCGCGCGATCATGGCGACGAGGTCGCCAAGCGCATCCCGATGCGCCGCATCGGCAATTTCGAGGACATGGCCGGGGCGGCGATCTTCCTGGCCAGCCGCGCGTCGGATTATGTCGTGGGGGACACGCTGGTGGTCGATGGGGGTCTGGTCAACGCGTCGCTGGGGAGCAGCATCGACGCCTGA
- a CDS encoding acyl-CoA dehydrogenase family protein produces MALDAETFDALIDTVRRFVAERLRPLEAEVEARDAIPDAVIEEMKAMGLFGLSIAEEHGGLGLTMSEEVRVAIELGRTTPAFRSAFGTNVGIGSQGLVMAGTPEQKAAWLPRIASGEVITSFALTEPDVGSDSGSVKARAVRDGDVYRLSGTKRFITNADKADLFTVMARTGDEPGGRGVSAFLVPRDLPGVSIGEPEKKMGQKGARVADVNFDDVTVPVINRLGEEGEGFKIAMRVLDRGRLHISAVCVGVAERLIADCVAYASERRQFGKPIADHQLIQAMVADSKTEALAARALVLETAAAKDAGREVVLESAAAKYFASEMVGRVADRAVQIYGGAGYIADYGIERLYRDVRLFRIYEGTSQIQQLIIARETLKRGG; encoded by the coding sequence GTGGCCCTCGACGCCGAGACCTTCGACGCGCTGATCGATACGGTACGGCGATTCGTCGCCGAACGGCTGCGCCCGCTCGAGGCCGAGGTCGAGGCCCGCGACGCCATCCCCGATGCGGTGATCGAGGAGATGAAGGCGATGGGTCTGTTCGGCCTGTCGATCGCGGAAGAACACGGTGGCCTCGGTCTGACCATGAGCGAGGAAGTGCGCGTCGCGATCGAGCTCGGCCGCACCACGCCGGCGTTCCGATCGGCGTTCGGCACCAATGTCGGGATCGGCAGCCAGGGCCTGGTGATGGCCGGCACACCCGAGCAGAAGGCTGCATGGCTGCCGCGCATTGCCAGCGGCGAGGTGATCACCAGCTTTGCACTGACCGAACCCGACGTCGGCTCCGATTCGGGCAGCGTGAAGGCGCGCGCGGTGCGGGACGGCGACGTGTATCGCCTCTCCGGCACCAAGCGCTTCATTACCAATGCCGACAAGGCCGATCTGTTCACGGTGATGGCACGTACCGGCGACGAGCCGGGCGGACGCGGCGTCTCCGCCTTCCTGGTGCCGCGCGACCTGCCGGGCGTCTCGATCGGCGAGCCCGAGAAGAAGATGGGACAGAAGGGCGCCAGGGTCGCCGACGTGAACTTCGATGACGTCACTGTCCCCGTCATCAATCGGCTCGGTGAGGAAGGCGAGGGTTTCAAGATCGCCATGCGCGTGCTCGACCGAGGCCGGCTGCATATCTCCGCGGTCTGCGTCGGTGTCGCCGAGCGCCTCATCGCCGACTGCGTCGCCTATGCCAGCGAACGTCGGCAGTTCGGCAAGCCGATCGCCGACCACCAGCTCATCCAGGCGATGGTCGCCGACAGCAAGACCGAAGCGCTCGCCGCGCGGGCGCTGGTGCTGGAGACGGCGGCGGCGAAGGACGCCGGTCGGGAGGTGGTGCTGGAATCGGCGGCCGCGAAATATTTCGCCAGCGAGATGGTCGGCCGCGTCGCCGATCGCGCGGTGCAGATCTACGGCGGCGCCGGCTACATCGCCGATTACGGCATCGAGCGGCTCTACCGCGACGTCCGCCTGTTCCGCATCTACGAAGGCACCAGCCAGATCCAGCAGCTCATCATCGCCCGCGAGACGCTGAAGCGCGGCGGCTGA